In Oncorhynchus clarkii lewisi isolate Uvic-CL-2024 unplaced genomic scaffold, UVic_Ocla_1.0 unplaced_contig_1721_pilon_pilon, whole genome shotgun sequence, one DNA window encodes the following:
- the LOC139402469 gene encoding serine/threonine-protein kinase ATR-like, with translation MSGKELKKFILPQTASFEEKLKVHKDLLCARHPPGFYEWFLRTFPDPTTCRSAYCRSTAVMSVVGYILGLGDRHGENILFDSFTGECVHVDFNCLFNKDVTFDVPEVVPFRLTQNMVHAMGPMGTEGLFRTACEVALRLMRDQRTTHESGVNPKDDPRHRPVRLEG, from the exons ATGTCAGGTAAAGAGTTGAAGAAGTTCATTCTTCCTCAGACTGCATCATTTGAGGAGAAGCTGAAAGTCCATAAGGACCTCCTGTGTGCCAGACACCCCCCTGGCTTCTATGAATGGTTCCTCCGAACCTTCCCTGACCCCACCACATG CAGGTCAGCCTACTGTCGCTCCACAGCGGTGATGTCCGTGGTGGGCTACATCCTGGGTCTTGGAGACCGCCATGGAGAGAACATCCTGTTTGACTCATTCACCGGGGAGTGTGTTCACGTCGACTTCAACTGCCTCTTCAACAAG gATGTGACGTTTGATGTTCCGGAAGTGGTTCCGTTCAGACTGACCCAGAACATGGTCCATGCTATGGGCCCTATGGGGACAGAGGGGCTGTTCAGAACCGCCTGTGAAGTCGCGCTACGCCTGATGAGAGACCAGAGAACCACTcatgag AGTGGAGTAAACCCAAAGGACGATCCAAGACACAGGCCAGTGAGACTGGAGGGATAG